A single Pseudosulfitobacter pseudonitzschiae DNA region contains:
- a CDS encoding glutathione S-transferase family protein, with the protein MIDLYTWTTPNGRKVSILLEELGVDYTAHAINIGKDEQFAPEFLKISPNNKIPAIVDRDTGTSVMESGAIMFYLADKHGKFLPSDAAGRAEVMEWLMWQMGGLGPMAGQAHHFLHFNRGKAPYAEERYAAEVKRLYSVLNTRLEGRDYICGDYSIADMACWPWVSRYEWQGVDLADFPNLRAWYQRLLARPAVQKGYHVPKQMGEIPAG; encoded by the coding sequence ATGATCGACCTTTACACATGGACCACCCCGAATGGCCGCAAGGTCTCGATCCTGCTGGAAGAACTTGGCGTCGACTACACCGCCCACGCTATCAACATCGGCAAGGACGAGCAGTTCGCGCCCGAGTTCCTGAAGATCAGTCCCAACAACAAGATCCCCGCCATTGTCGATCGGGACACCGGGACGTCGGTGATGGAGTCGGGGGCCATCATGTTTTATCTGGCTGATAAGCATGGAAAATTCCTGCCCTCCGACGCGGCGGGCCGTGCCGAGGTGATGGAATGGCTGATGTGGCAGATGGGCGGACTTGGCCCGATGGCCGGACAGGCGCACCACTTTTTGCACTTCAACCGCGGCAAAGCCCCCTATGCTGAAGAGCGTTACGCCGCCGAGGTCAAACGCCTGTACTCTGTACTGAACACCCGACTGGAAGGGCGCGACTATATTTGCGGCGACTATTCCATTGCCGACATGGCCTGCTGGCCGTGGGTGTCGCGTTATGAATGGCAGGGCGTCGATCTGGCCGATTTCCCGAACCTGCGCGCATGGTATCAGCGCCTGCTGGCCCGTCCGGCGGTGCAAAAAGGGTATCATGTGCCCAAACAGATGGGCGAAATCCCCGCCGGCTAG
- a CDS encoding carbohydrate ABC transporter permease codes for MRTLAFALLAVFIIGPLMQAIVLSLTVTLPHPGVTVGDWSLVNYRNIFDNPALVASLHNSLTYVTANVILTLIVALPAAYALSRYRFVGDRHVFLLLLAFRITPPVVLSLPIFLLFARLGLLNSSFGIALVHCLFNIPIAIWILESFISAVPREFDETAFLDGNSLSRFFVVHLLPVIAPGVGVACFFCFIFSWVEVVFARILTSTGGKPITMAIDALFTFQTDIGLVMAMMVLSLVPGVALIWFVRNHIARGFQLRA; via the coding sequence ATGCGCACGCTAGCCTTTGCGCTGCTGGCAGTGTTCATCATCGGGCCGCTGATGCAGGCGATTGTGCTAAGTCTGACAGTGACACTGCCGCACCCGGGCGTGACGGTGGGCGACTGGTCGCTGGTGAATTATCGCAACATTTTCGACAACCCCGCGCTGGTGGCGTCGCTGCACAATTCGCTGACCTATGTGACGGCCAATGTGATACTGACGCTGATCGTGGCGCTGCCTGCGGCCTATGCTCTGTCGCGCTATCGCTTTGTCGGGGACCGTCACGTGTTTTTGCTGCTGCTGGCGTTCAGGATCACGCCGCCCGTAGTGCTGTCACTGCCAATTTTCCTGCTGTTCGCGCGGTTGGGGCTGCTGAATTCATCATTTGGCATCGCGCTGGTGCATTGCCTGTTCAACATTCCCATCGCGATCTGGATTCTAGAGAGCTTTATCTCGGCCGTGCCCCGCGAGTTTGACGAGACCGCGTTTCTGGATGGCAATTCGCTGTCGCGTTTCTTTGTCGTCCACCTGTTGCCGGTGATTGCACCCGGCGTCGGGGTCGCGTGTTTCTTTTGCTTTATCTTTTCGTGGGTCGAGGTGGTGTTTGCGCGCATTCTGACATCGACGGGGGGCAAGCCGATCACCATGGCGATTGACGCTTTGTTTACCTTTCAGACCGATATCGGGCTGGTGATGGCGATGATGGTTCTGTCACTGGTGCCCGGTGTTGCGTTGATCTGGTTCGTGCGGAACCATATTGCGCGGGGGTTCCAGTTGCGGGCCTAG
- a CDS encoding carbohydrate ABC transporter permease, translating to MTPRTDNRAWLLVLPAMTVLAVVGLVPLMAVFNYAFFDIFTLQSRFWVGTEWFAELVGTSDLYAALGRSMLFSTLVVLVQFPLGIGIALIIPRGRLTGSLVLMLVAIPLVVPWNLIPMIWLNLLHPTYGTVAQVFDAIGFDFNYKFNAVHTYALLVTVDTWHWIGLVVILTYSGLSAIPLSYYQAARIDGASRAQVFWHIQLPKIRPVLLMALLLRVIDSLMIYVEAFGINAGGPMGATAFLSLELGEEINAFNYGPAAARSVLYFLLVLTVAWLFRVAMQREVR from the coding sequence GTGACCCCACGCACCGACAACCGCGCGTGGCTGCTGGTTCTGCCTGCGATGACCGTGCTGGCAGTGGTCGGGTTGGTGCCCCTGATGGCGGTGTTCAACTATGCGTTCTTCGACATTTTCACCCTGCAAAGCCGGTTCTGGGTGGGCACCGAATGGTTCGCGGAGCTGGTTGGCACGAGTGACCTGTACGCCGCCCTCGGACGCAGCATGCTGTTTTCGACGCTGGTGGTTCTGGTGCAGTTTCCGCTGGGCATCGGCATTGCGCTGATAATCCCGCGCGGGCGGCTGACCGGCAGTCTGGTGCTGATGCTGGTGGCGATCCCGCTGGTGGTGCCTTGGAACCTGATCCCGATGATCTGGCTGAACCTGCTGCATCCGACCTATGGGACGGTCGCACAGGTGTTCGACGCCATCGGGTTCGATTTCAACTATAAATTCAATGCGGTACACACCTATGCGCTGTTGGTGACGGTGGACACTTGGCACTGGATCGGGCTGGTGGTGATATTGACCTATTCCGGTCTGTCGGCAATTCCGCTGTCCTATTACCAAGCTGCGCGCATCGACGGCGCGTCGCGGGCGCAGGTGTTCTGGCACATCCAACTGCCCAAGATCAGGCCCGTGCTGCTGATGGCGCTGCTGCTTCGGGTGATCGACAGTCTGATGATCTATGTCGAGGCCTTTGGCATCAATGCAGGCGGGCCGATGGGGGCCACCGCATTCCTTTCGCTGGAACTGGGTGAAGAGATCAACGCGTTCAACTACGGGCCTGCCGCCGCGCGGTCGGTGCTGTATTTCCTGCTGGTGCTGACGGTGGCGTGGCTGTTTCGCGTCGCCATGCAGCGTGAGGTCCGATGA
- a CDS encoding iron-containing alcohol dehydrogenase, with the protein MPTGNALLMRRCGIDPVTPFAIDCPVQIAFGAGSAAALPDFVQHPVIFVQGSSGAASDPVLAMLGDVAQVIRCAGEPSVASINAALDALDGIAVQTVVACGGGSVLDTGKVLAVLAGSGMRLTEDFGQIDPALLERRANVRLIALPTTAGTGAEVTKNAVLDVPSLGTKLSIRGRALFPDHALVDPDLMAGAPRSVALHAGLDAVTQLIEAHTSVVATPFTRALTAQALPEALGALRTVVTGDVAGWPAMAWASLASGVALANGGLGAAHGLAAVLGARLGAPHGALCGRLLVPVMRANAGARGVEHCAAEVAAVFAPVENGDALSGLAAWIDAQGLPRLADFGATGDGLPELARLGSVASSSQKNAVPLSIETYEAILKAAL; encoded by the coding sequence ATGCCAACTGGAAACGCGCTGTTGATGCGACGTTGCGGTATTGATCCCGTGACGCCCTTTGCGATCGACTGCCCCGTGCAAATCGCCTTTGGCGCGGGCAGTGCCGCAGCCTTGCCCGATTTTGTACAACATCCGGTGATTTTTGTACAAGGTTCCAGCGGGGCTGCTTCTGATCCGGTGTTGGCGATGCTGGGCGACGTAGCGCAGGTGATCCGCTGTGCCGGAGAGCCATCGGTCGCCAGCATCAACGCCGCCCTTGATGCGCTGGACGGCATCGCGGTTCAAACGGTTGTGGCCTGCGGCGGCGGGTCGGTTCTGGACACGGGCAAGGTATTGGCGGTGCTGGCAGGATCGGGCATGCGGCTGACAGAAGACTTTGGCCAGATCGACCCCGCGCTGCTGGAGCGACGCGCCAATGTGCGTCTGATCGCACTGCCCACGACCGCGGGCACAGGTGCAGAAGTCACGAAAAACGCGGTGCTGGATGTGCCGAGTTTGGGCACCAAGCTGAGCATTCGGGGCCGCGCGCTGTTTCCCGATCATGCGCTGGTCGATCCCGACCTGATGGCAGGCGCGCCGCGTTCGGTTGCCCTACACGCGGGGCTTGATGCGGTGACGCAACTGATCGAAGCGCACACCTCGGTAGTGGCCACGCCCTTTACCCGCGCGCTGACCGCACAGGCGTTGCCCGAGGCCTTGGGTGCGCTGCGTACTGTGGTGACGGGCGATGTGGCGGGCTGGCCCGCGATGGCGTGGGCGTCGCTGGCCAGTGGCGTGGCGTTGGCAAACGGCGGATTGGGTGCGGCGCACGGATTGGCGGCGGTTCTGGGGGCACGATTGGGTGCTCCGCACGGGGCGTTGTGCGGGCGTTTGCTGGTGCCGGTGATGCGGGCAAACGCGGGTGCGCGCGGTGTAGAGCACTGCGCCGCCGAGGTTGCTGCCGTCTTCGCACCGGTAGAAAACGGCGATGCGCTGTCGGGTCTGGCCGCATGGATCGACGCGCAGGGCCTGCCGCGACTGGCTGATTTCGGGGCGACAGGCGATGGCTTGCCCGAACTGGCGCGTTTGGGCAGTGTCGCATCGTCGAGCCAGAAAAACGCCGTGCCGCTGTCGATCGAGACATACGAAGCCATACTGAAAGCGGCCCTGTGA
- the glpK gene encoding glycerol kinase GlpK — MKYILSIDQGTTSSRAILFDETLNLKATSQEEFPQIFPKSGWVEHDPADLWSTTAGTCRAVIERAGIDAKDIISIGITNQRETTVVWDKTTGKPVYNAIVWQDRRTAEFCKSLRDAGHADMVADRTGLLLDPYFSATKVKWILDNVDGARAAAQAGDLLFGTVDCYLIWKLTGGAVHATDATNAARTMLYDIRKGRWSQTICDLMGIPVSMLPQVRDSAADFGHTRSDLFGRQIPIMGVAGDQQAATIGQACFEPGMMKSTYGTGCFALLNTGETPVRSNNRLLTTIAYQLDGKPTYALEGSIFVAGAVVQWLRDGLKIIREASQTQPLAEKADPTQGVILVPAFTGLGAPYWNPDCRGAIFGLSRNSGPEELAKAALESVGYQTRDLLEAMYADWTDDGGHRVLRVDGGMSASDWAMQFLSDIIGAPVDRPRVLETTALGVAWLAGMQADALPDQEAFAKQWALDRQFEPTLCEEAREAKYANWKRAVDATLRY; from the coding sequence ATGAAATACATCCTGTCGATCGACCAAGGCACCACATCCAGCCGTGCCATCCTGTTTGACGAAACGCTGAATTTGAAAGCGACGTCGCAAGAGGAATTTCCCCAGATCTTTCCCAAATCCGGCTGGGTCGAACACGATCCTGCGGATTTGTGGAGCACCACCGCAGGCACATGCCGCGCTGTCATCGAACGCGCGGGCATTGATGCCAAGGACATCATTTCCATCGGTATCACCAACCAGCGCGAAACCACCGTGGTTTGGGACAAGACCACCGGCAAGCCGGTCTATAACGCGATTGTCTGGCAGGACCGCCGCACCGCCGAGTTCTGCAAATCGCTGCGGGATGCTGGGCATGCCGATATGGTGGCCGACCGCACCGGACTGTTGCTGGACCCGTATTTTTCCGCGACCAAGGTGAAGTGGATACTGGACAACGTGGACGGCGCGCGTGCTGCAGCGCAAGCGGGTGATCTGCTGTTTGGCACGGTTGACTGCTATCTGATCTGGAAGCTGACCGGCGGGGCGGTCCATGCGACCGACGCCACCAATGCTGCGCGAACGATGCTGTATGACATTCGCAAGGGGCGCTGGAGCCAGACGATTTGTGATCTGATGGGTATTCCGGTGTCGATGCTGCCGCAGGTGCGCGACAGTGCCGCCGATTTCGGGCACACCCGTTCCGACCTGTTTGGCCGCCAAATCCCGATCATGGGCGTTGCGGGCGATCAGCAGGCGGCGACCATCGGTCAGGCCTGTTTTGAACCCGGCATGATGAAATCGACCTATGGCACGGGGTGTTTTGCGCTGTTGAACACAGGCGAAACGCCGGTGCGGTCGAACAACCGATTGCTGACGACGATTGCCTATCAGCTGGACGGCAAGCCGACCTATGCGCTGGAAGGGTCTATTTTTGTGGCCGGAGCCGTGGTGCAATGGCTGCGCGACGGGCTGAAGATCATCCGCGAGGCATCGCAGACGCAACCCTTGGCTGAAAAAGCAGACCCCACACAAGGCGTGATTTTGGTGCCAGCTTTTACCGGTCTTGGTGCACCCTATTGGAACCCCGATTGTCGCGGTGCGATATTCGGCCTGTCGCGTAATTCCGGCCCCGAGGAACTGGCTAAGGCAGCGTTGGAAAGTGTCGGCTACCAGACCCGCGATCTGCTGGAAGCGATGTATGCCGACTGGACAGACGACGGTGGCCACAGGGTGCTGCGTGTCGATGGCGGGATGAGCGCGTCGGACTGGGCGATGCAGTTTCTGTCAGACATCATCGGCGCCCCTGTGGACCGGCCCCGCGTGTTGGAAACCACCGCATTGGGTGTTGCGTGGCTGGCCGGAATGCAAGCTGACGCGCTGCCCGATCAAGAGGCGTTTGCCAAGCAATGGGCGTTGGACCGGCAGTTTGAACCGACACTCTGCGAAGAGGCCCGCGAAGCGAAATATGCCAACTGGAAACGCGCTGTTGATGCGACGTTGCGGTATTGA
- a CDS encoding ABC transporter substrate-binding protein has protein sequence MNISLKSSTAVAVALGLFGSPAFADMEAAKAFLDAEIGEVSTLSRAEQEAEMQFFVDAAKPFAGMDIKVVSETITTHEYESQVLAPAFTAITGINVTHDLIGEGDVVEKLQTQMQSGENIYDAYINDSDLIGTHWRYKQVRNLTDWMAGEGADVTLPTLDLEDFIGTSFTTGPDGKLYQLPTQQFANLYWFRYDWFNDEKNMADFKEKYGYDLGVPVNWSAYEDIAEFFTGRDLSHMDVTGEVYGNMDYGKKDPSLGWRYTDAWMSMAGMGDVGEPNGLPVDEWGIRVNEQSQPTGSCVTRGGATNSPAAVYAVTKAIEWLQNYSPPAAAGMTFSEAGPIPAQGNVAQQMFWYTAFTADTVKPGLPVMNEDGTPKWRMAPSPHGVYWKEGQKIGYQDAGSWTLMESTPVDRAQAAWLYAQFVVSKTVDLKKSDVGLTFIRESTIDSDHFSERAPRLGGLVEFYRSPARVAWSPTGTNVPDYPKLAQLWWQNIGDAMSGAKTPQQALDALCSDQERVLERLERAGVQGELGPKLNEEQSAEHWFEQPGAPYPKLENEDEEPKTVAYDELIKSWE, from the coding sequence ATGAATATTTCACTGAAATCCTCAACGGCGGTTGCCGTTGCGCTGGGACTGTTTGGCAGCCCTGCGTTTGCCGATATGGAGGCCGCGAAAGCGTTCCTTGATGCGGAAATCGGAGAGGTGTCGACGTTGTCGCGCGCCGAACAAGAGGCCGAGATGCAGTTCTTTGTGGACGCGGCCAAGCCTTTTGCCGGTATGGACATCAAAGTGGTGTCGGAAACCATCACCACGCATGAATACGAAAGTCAGGTTCTGGCCCCCGCATTCACTGCGATTACCGGCATCAACGTGACCCACGACCTGATCGGTGAGGGCGATGTGGTTGAAAAGCTGCAAACACAGATGCAGTCGGGCGAGAATATCTATGACGCCTATATCAACGACAGCGATCTGATCGGCACGCACTGGCGGTACAAGCAGGTGCGCAACCTGACCGACTGGATGGCGGGTGAAGGCGCGGACGTGACCCTGCCGACGCTGGATCTGGAAGACTTCATCGGCACGTCGTTCACCACCGGCCCCGATGGCAAGCTGTACCAGCTGCCAACCCAGCAGTTCGCGAACCTGTACTGGTTCCGCTATGACTGGTTCAACGACGAAAAGAACATGGCCGATTTCAAAGAGAAATATGGCTATGATCTGGGCGTTCCGGTCAACTGGTCGGCCTATGAAGACATTGCAGAGTTCTTCACCGGTCGCGATCTGTCGCACATGGATGTAACCGGCGAAGTCTATGGCAACATGGACTATGGCAAGAAAGACCCAAGTCTGGGCTGGCGTTACACCGATGCGTGGATGTCGATGGCTGGCATGGGCGATGTGGGTGAGCCCAACGGCTTGCCGGTGGATGAATGGGGCATTCGCGTCAACGAACAGTCGCAACCGACCGGTTCATGCGTGACACGCGGCGGCGCGACGAACTCGCCTGCGGCGGTCTATGCGGTGACCAAGGCGATTGAATGGCTTCAGAACTATTCGCCTCCTGCTGCTGCCGGTATGACCTTCTCGGAAGCGGGCCCAATCCCCGCGCAGGGCAACGTCGCGCAACAGATGTTCTGGTATACGGCGTTCACTGCCGACACGGTAAAACCCGGACTGCCCGTGATGAACGAAGACGGCACACCCAAGTGGCGCATGGCCCCTTCGCCCCACGGTGTTTACTGGAAAGAGGGCCAGAAGATCGGCTATCAGGATGCAGGCAGCTGGACCTTGATGGAATCGACGCCCGTGGACCGCGCACAGGCCGCTTGGCTTTATGCACAGTTCGTTGTGTCGAAAACTGTTGATCTGAAGAAATCGGATGTGGGTCTGACCTTTATCCGTGAATCCACGATTGACAGCGATCACTTCAGCGAACGCGCACCCCGTTTGGGTGGTCTGGTGGAATTCTACCGTTCGCCCGCGCGTGTGGCATGGTCGCCCACTGGTACAAACGTGCCGGATTATCCCAAGCTGGCGCAACTGTGGTGGCAGAACATCGGCGACGCAATGTCCGGTGCCAAGACACCCCAGCAGGCGCTGGACGCGCTATGTTCCGATCAGGAACGCGTGCTTGAGCGTCTGGAACGTGCCGGTGTCCAAGGCGAGCTTGGTCCCAAGCTGAACGAAGAGCAAAGCGCCGAACACTGGTTCGAGCAGCCCGGCGCGCCCTATCCCAAGCTGGAGAACGAAGACGAAGAGCCAAAGACCGTCGCTTATGACGAGCTGATCAAATCCTGGGAATAA
- a CDS encoding DUF2160 domain-containing protein: MDWMAWTWPTAIFFMVIASLLVTFTVLALKFPETPRRGVLGMETTRGDRLFITLLGSAFINLGWLGLVGAAQPYALIVCLIYAAAVFRWV; this comes from the coding sequence ATGGACTGGATGGCTTGGACATGGCCGACTGCGATTTTCTTTATGGTCATCGCGTCACTGCTGGTCACCTTTACGGTGCTTGCACTTAAATTTCCCGAAACACCGCGCCGTGGCGTGCTGGGGATGGAGACAACGCGCGGGGACCGTTTGTTTATCACGCTTTTGGGCAGTGCGTTTATCAATCTTGGCTGGCTGGGGCTGGTCGGGGCCGCGCAACCCTATGCGTTGATTGTTTGTCTGATCTACGCCGCAGCGGTGTTTCGCTGGGTGTAA
- a CDS encoding carbohydrate ABC transporter permease, producing the protein MTDATTQPDALPGNLTAGGTKRRMRVKGSAIVMTVYLLFLMLPIYWLLNMSLKTNTEILNSFTLWPRDLTFANYATILTDPAWYMGYVNSMIYVVMNTTISLAVALPAAYAFSRYSFMGDKHLFFWLLTNRMAPPAVFALPFFQLYSSVGLFDTHIAVALAHCLFNVPLAVWILEGFMRGVPKEIDETAYIDGYSFGRFFIKIFMPLIASGIGVAAFFCFMFSWVELLLSRTLTTVDAKPIAAIMTRTQGASGIDWGVLAAAGILTVVPGALVIYFVRNYIAKGFALGRV; encoded by the coding sequence ATGACCGACGCAACCACCCAACCCGACGCCCTTCCGGGCAACCTGACCGCAGGCGGTACCAAACGCCGGATGCGGGTCAAAGGGTCGGCCATCGTGATGACGGTCTATCTGCTGTTCCTGATGCTGCCGATCTATTGGCTGCTGAACATGAGCCTTAAAACCAACACCGAGATTTTGAACAGTTTCACCCTGTGGCCGCGTGATCTGACTTTTGCCAACTATGCTACGATCCTGACCGATCCGGCGTGGTACATGGGCTATGTCAACTCGATGATCTATGTGGTGATGAACACGACCATCAGCCTTGCTGTGGCGCTGCCTGCGGCCTATGCGTTTTCACGCTACAGCTTCATGGGGGACAAGCATCTGTTCTTCTGGCTGCTGACCAACCGCATGGCGCCGCCTGCCGTCTTTGCGCTGCCGTTCTTTCAACTGTATTCCTCGGTGGGTCTGTTCGACACCCATATCGCGGTGGCGTTGGCGCATTGTCTGTTCAACGTACCGCTAGCGGTGTGGATTCTGGAAGGTTTCATGCGCGGCGTGCCCAAAGAGATCGACGAGACCGCCTATATCGACGGCTACAGCTTTGGCCGCTTTTTCATCAAGATTTTCATGCCGCTGATCGCCAGTGGCATCGGGGTCGCTGCGTTCTTCTGCTTTATGTTCTCGTGGGTCGAACTGCTGCTATCGCGCACGCTGACCACGGTGGACGCCAAGCCGATTGCCGCCATCATGACACGGACCCAAGGGGCCAGCGGCATCGACTGGGGTGTGCTGGCGGCGGCGGGTATTCTGACCGTCGTTCCGGGGGCCTTGGTCATCTATTTCGTGCGCAACTACATCGCCAAGGGCTTTGCCCTCGGGCGGGTCTGA
- a CDS encoding carbohydrate ABC transporter permease — protein MNKTVNQKAWFLVLPVLLLVAFSAVIPLMTVVNYSVQDTFGQNQFFWAGLEWFEEMLHSDRMWNALGRQLMFSGIILAIEIPLGIFVALNMPKSGFWSSFCLVVMSLPLLIPWNVVGTIWQIFGRVDIGLLGYTLDKMGISYNYTQDVFAAWATVVVMDVWHWTSLVALLAFAGLKSIPDAYYQAAKIDQASRWKVFRFIELPKMAGVLMIAILLRFMDSFMIYTEPFVVTGGGPGNATTLLSIDLVKMALGQFDLGPAAAFSLMYFLVILLISWVFYTVMTTLDNKEG, from the coding sequence ATGAACAAGACAGTCAATCAAAAAGCATGGTTTCTGGTGCTGCCGGTACTGTTGCTGGTCGCCTTTTCCGCCGTCATCCCGTTGATGACCGTCGTCAACTACTCGGTGCAGGACACATTCGGGCAGAACCAGTTTTTCTGGGCCGGTCTGGAGTGGTTCGAGGAAATGCTGCATTCGGATCGCATGTGGAATGCGCTGGGGCGTCAGTTGATGTTCTCGGGGATTATTCTGGCAATTGAAATTCCGCTGGGCATCTTCGTGGCTCTGAACATGCCCAAATCGGGCTTCTGGTCCAGCTTTTGTTTGGTTGTGATGTCGCTGCCGCTGTTGATCCCGTGGAACGTGGTCGGCACCATCTGGCAGATTTTCGGACGCGTCGACATTGGCCTGCTGGGCTATACGCTGGACAAGATGGGCATTTCTTACAACTACACGCAGGATGTCTTTGCTGCATGGGCCACCGTGGTGGTGATGGATGTCTGGCACTGGACATCGCTGGTGGCGCTGCTGGCCTTTGCGGGGCTGAAATCCATCCCCGATGCCTATTATCAGGCGGCCAAGATCGATCAGGCCAGCCGCTGGAAGGTGTTCCGCTTTATCGAGCTGCCCAAGATGGCGGGCGTGCTGATGATCGCCATTCTGCTGCGGTTCATGGACAGTTTCATGATCTACACCGAGCCGTTCGTGGTGACAGGTGGCGGTCCGGGCAATGCGACCACGTTGTTGTCGATTGATCTGGTCAAGATGGCGTTGGGGCAGTTCGATCTTGGACCTGCCGCTGCGTTCTCGTTGATGTATTTTCTGGTGATCCTGCTGATCTCATGGGTGTTTTACACCGTGATGACCACGCTGGACAACAAGGAGGGATAA
- a CDS encoding ABC transporter ATP-binding protein: MAKITLDNLAHSYLPKPTSEADFALKELNHDWADGEAYALLGASGCGKSTLLNIISGLLHPSQGRILFDGKDVTRSSTTDRNIAQVFQFPVVYDTMTVRDNLAFPLRNRGESASYVAERVQKIAEMIGMEDVLSKRARGLTADAKQKISLGRGMVREDVNALLFDEPLTVIDPHMKWELRTQLKSLHHEFGHTMIYVTHDQTEALTFADKVVVMHDGRVVQIGTPQELFERPEHTFVGYFIGSPGMNLIPASVEGTSAVVHGAQVVLGQRYAALSGDVKLGVRPEFVALTEGDGLPVKVRRVEDVGRHKIIRADLFGNEINIVAAEGTSITPDMTRIAFDTAQVNVYVDDWRQQGEAA; this comes from the coding sequence ATGGCAAAGATTACATTGGACAATCTGGCACATTCCTACCTGCCCAAGCCGACATCCGAAGCCGACTTTGCGCTGAAGGAGTTGAACCACGACTGGGCCGACGGTGAAGCATATGCCCTGCTGGGCGCTTCGGGCTGTGGCAAGTCGACGTTGTTGAACATCATCTCGGGGCTGCTGCATCCCAGTCAGGGGCGCATCCTGTTCGATGGCAAGGATGTGACCCGATCCAGCACTACCGACCGCAATATCGCGCAGGTGTTCCAGTTTCCGGTTGTCTACGACACGATGACCGTGCGCGACAATCTGGCGTTTCCGCTGCGCAACCGTGGCGAAAGCGCATCTTATGTGGCCGAGCGGGTGCAGAAGATCGCGGAAATGATCGGCATGGAGGATGTGCTGAGCAAGCGCGCCCGTGGTCTGACGGCGGATGCCAAGCAAAAGATTTCGCTGGGGCGCGGCATGGTCCGCGAGGACGTGAACGCATTGCTGTTCGACGAGCCGCTGACGGTGATCGACCCCCATATGAAATGGGAACTGCGCACCCAGCTTAAATCGCTGCATCACGAATTCGGGCACACGATGATCTATGTGACGCACGACCAGACCGAGGCGCTGACCTTTGCCGACAAGGTGGTGGTGATGCATGACGGGCGCGTGGTTCAGATCGGCACACCGCAAGAGCTGTTCGAGCGGCCAGAGCATACTTTTGTGGGGTATTTCATCGGCTCTCCCGGTATGAACCTGATCCCTGCATCGGTCGAGGGCACGTCTGCAGTTGTGCATGGTGCGCAGGTGGTATTGGGGCAGCGGTACGCGGCACTGAGCGGTGACGTGAAGCTGGGCGTGCGGCCCGAGTTTGTGGCCCTGACCGAAGGCGATGGTTTGCCGGTCAAGGTGCGTCGCGTCGAGGATGTGGGCCGTCACAAGATCATCCGTGCCGACCTGTTCGGAAACGAAATCAACATCGTTGCCGCAGAAGGCACCAGTATCACGCCGGACATGACGCGCATTGCGTTCGATACCGCGCAGGTCAACGTCTATGTCGATGACTGGCGCCAACAGGGAGAGGCCGCCTGA